The genomic segment ATATTGTGTCTAACTAATATAATTGTGACACTTCGTATTAAAACCTAATTTATTGTGAAAGAGCAgtagtaatttttttataaataaattattaaatatgaaGTGTCATATTTACTACTACTCTTTCACAATAAATTAGGTTTTAATACGAAGTGTCACAATTACATTGGTTAGACACAATATGAGACATACTAATTTGACTGAGCATGTATTttgacaaaatataaataaatattagatGTCAATGCAAATGAAATAGTAGCGAGTGAGTAATTAGATCACTACGAATCAAGATTCTCTCTTAAATTATTGTATATCATATTGTGTGTAACTAATATAATTGTGACACCTCgtattaaaacttaatttattatgAAAGAGCAgtagtaatttttttataaatgaattATTAAATATGAAGTGTCATAATTACATTGTTAGACACAATATGAAACATACTAATTTGACTGAGAATGTATTttgacaaaatataaataaatattaaatgccAATGCAAATGAAATAGTAGCAAGTGAGTAATTAGATCACTACAATCAAGATTTTATATCATATTATTGTATATCATATTGTGTCTAACCAAAATAATTGTAATACCTCGAATTTAAAACTAAATTGTGAAAGAGcaataacaatttttttattaataaattactAAATATAAAGTGTCATAACACAACACGAGACATACTAATTTGATTAAGAATCCTGATTCGATTACTACACTTCCCCAAAAAAGGGATAAATGCACATTTACGGTGGAGGAAACACTTGGCGAAAATCGCAATTTACCTAATACCCCCTCTTCTTAACGGATAAGGCCTTTCGGCCGACCCAATGCCAGTTGCCCCAtgcaaattaataaaaataataaaaaaccttattctcatatcccaatataaattccATGCAAACACACCCaaaacccaacccaacccaactcatctctttttctctctatcCATCTCCAAAAGCCTCGATCAAATCAAACACAATCGCAACACACTGAGCGTTATGGAGGTCGAAACtagtactagtactactactacaaaACCTAGTAGCAATCCTAATCCCAACTCTTTCCGTGTTTCAGATCAGGTAACAACGGCGGAGCCATCCCCACCGGAGAAAGCTCCCTTTCGAAAACTCATCGCTGTAGCTTCAATCGCCGCCGGGGTCCAATTCGGCTGGGCTCTTCAGCTCTCGCTTCTGACCCCTTACGTTCAGCTCCTCGGCATTCCTCACACCTGGGCCGCTTTCATCTGGCTCTGCGGCCCAGTCTCTGGCATGTTGGTCCAGCCCATTGTGGGTTACCACAGCGACCGCTGCACCTCCCGCTTCGGTCGTCGCCGCCCGTTTATAGCCGCCGGGGCTGGTCTCGTTGCTATTGCCGTTTTTCTGATCGGATTCGCCGCCGATCTCGGTCACGCCTTCGGCGACGACCTCGATCGGAAGGCCAAGCCTCGTGCCATCGCCGTGTTCGTCGTCGGATTCTGGATCCTTGACGTGGCTAACAACATGCTCCAAGGTCCTTGCCGAGCATTGCTGGCGGACCTCTCCGGGAACAGTCAGAAGAAAATGAGAGCCGCTAACTCTCTTTTCTCGTTCTTCATGGCCGTCGGAAACGTTCTCGGCTTCGCCGCAGGTTCCTACACCCGGCTGTACCGGATCATTCCCTTTTCCAAGACCCCAGCTTGCGACGTCTACTGCGCTAATCTCAAAACCTGCTTCTTCATCGCCATTGCTCTCTTACTCACTCTCACTGTGATTGCCCTAATCTCCGTCCGGGAACAACCGGGGGCGAATTCCGCCGTCGTCGCCGACGACGGCGGCGAGATAGCTAGCTCGGAAACGACGCCGTTCTTTACCAACATTGTGGGGGCTTTCCGGGAGCTGAAGAGGCCGATGTGGATCTTACTCTTGGTCACGAGCTTGAACTGGATCGCGTGGTTTCCGTTCCTGCTTTTCGACACGGACTGGATGGGGAAAGAGGTGTACGGCGGAGAGGTCGGAAAGGGTAAACAGTACGACCTTGGGGTCCATGCCGGTGCTCTGGGGCTAATGCTGAACTCGGTGGTTTTGGGTGCGATGTCGCTTGGGGTGGAGCCACTGGCTCGTCTGCTCGGTGGGGCCAAGCGGTTGTGGGGCCTGGTTAACTTCTTGCTCGCCGTTTGTCTTGTCATGACGGTGTTGATCACCAAGTTGGCCGAGGCCAGTCGGAGGGGGCTTCCTGAACCGCCGCTAGCGCCACCGCCTGGAGTGAAAGCTGGCGCCTTGGCTCTTTTTGCCATATTGGGTATTCCTCAAGCGGTAAGTGTTtaattattattcttttttttagtATTATCTTTTAATAAGTATTTAATAATATGcctgtaattaaataattaataattattattagatGTGTATGTTTGGcaacatagtttttttttatagtcatttaaaaaaataataaccaGAAAAAACTCTATTTAATTACACTTATAATTGTGTGAGAAACAAAGAGAAAAtttcaacattaataatattttatatatataattctctacaaataatttgttttagaagttattttacaaaaattatttaaaagaaaaactcTATTTTCATTACCTATTTTTAAGTGTGTTTTTCAATTCAACAGTGTGTGAAACAGAGAGAAAATTTCGGCACTTAGAAAGTGAAGAGTGTTTGTAGGAAAAGTAAAAAGTGCAAATTAAATAAAAACCACGTTTTTATTGGTTTGGTAATGAGATTTAAGAGCctttttaaattattaatcaaCTTTAATTATTTTGTAGTTATATGCCaaattaattgttttaatttttttttactatttattaGAAGAAAAGTTTGAATGAAAGTGTTAAATGGTCAACATCGTCCATATCCATATTATTAAATGGTCGTATTATGTTCACGTGCTTCACTTGTCGATGATGTCATTTTCTTAAACATATAATTAGTGTGGAAAATTTTGTCGTTTGCTTGTTTTTGCTTTTGACTATTTACTCAAATTAGAATGTCAGCTGTTTTTTTctagtttaaaaataaaaaaataaatggtcTTTTGGGTCATAACTCCCGTGATTCAAATCCACCTCTTTACTATATATGCACGTAACGTCTCGGGTATTCATATTTTTATATGtgaagataaaataattaaattgctAATCTCAAAATCGGAGAGAGTGacatataatattaaacaaattgggttttattattattagggtttatctttttttttttacctgtattttttttcattatttgtttggactctgtattttgataaattattttttagaccctatattttgtaaaatggttaaaataaaaccctaaatccgattttggtcaatgttttctcaactaaaatcacaaataatttaccaaactaacaattcagaacaaaaataaaatcattatgcttaaaaactgtgttgttatattcaattttttcttcatcaaaattgagtttagagttctattttaactattttacaaaacatagggtccaaaaagtaatttgtcaaaatacagaatccaaacaggtaatagaaaaaaacacagaatccaaaaatgtataaactcttattattttgagaaaataatagtCTGGTTTCTGAATAATTGACTCGTGTGTTTTGTTAATTGCTAATTTAAatattatgttttataaaattgatcaaaataataCCTTACAATAGATCttagtcaaaatatttttcaaatataatcTTTCACCCTCACTTCATTAACTACTTTCTCTTATATTGTAAATTTATCTTATCTCTAACGACCtaagaattgatcttataattgaatatattttCACAATAAGATCTAAAgtactattttaatttattttgtaaaatatatgtcatttaataaaatacaaaaattcaTCACTGCCTTCTCATTTAATGTATTCTGAacaatttatgtttttatgtatagGTTACTTACAGTATCCCTTTCGCTTTGGCATCCATATTTTCGAGCACTTCTGGTGCTGGCCAAGgtaaaatttattttcttaattatatatattcaatttAATTATTCGATTAAtttataactaatatatatatatttatttcagGGCTTTCATTGGGAGTACTAAATCTTGCTATTGTTGTACCGCAGgtaattaattttctatttcatatatttttattttgttcatttacttttaaagaataataattaaaatttacattaataaacaacaacaacaacaatactaaaaaaaaatgtttagtaTAAATATTTCTTGAGCTTTTTCCTATTTAATAATTCAGTCCCTAAAAATTCTTAAATATCTTCattaatttacttttttttttatatttttttatacgtGTAAAATTCTTTAAAGgtgaaaaatacatagaaaagtAACAAATTACACCTAAAAATTTAGAATTTTGTCAAAAAATTGGCTAGAAGAACCTACTTGGTTTTTTCAACGACTAAATTGCCAAACAACTGAGTTTACTTAATGGAAATTTAGGTTAAAAActcgaaaaaaatatatatatcaaattaAGTCCTTGAGACAAGCATATATAttgtaaaattttcaaaatatatttccATTATTTCTGTacacgtgtatatatatatattgattttgaaataataataatgataataataaggTTGTTGGCGCAGATGTTAGTGTCAGTAGTAAGTGGGCCATGGGATGCTCTATTTGGAGGAAGTAACTTGCCAGCGTTCGTAGTGGGCGGAGTTGCTGCGGCTGCCAGCGGAGTACTTGCGCTGACCATGCTACCATCGCCCGCCGCACAGCCTGATCTTCCCGGCGCCAAAAATGACCGGACTGCCCTTTCAACTGCTTCATTCCATTGAGACATgcacacataaaaaaaaaacaaaactagcTTTGCtaattgatatatattttttagcctaactttttatataaaattgggtcataaaacatatatcatcataAAACAAAATTGTGTTTTTGTGTTTGTGTGTATGGAGGGCACATCTTAGAATAGAGTCTAGTCAATGTTACTTTCCAATCCTAATACCAATgtgttcttttttttcttcttcatctaGGTGTTAGTGTAGTGTAGTGGTGTGGTCATGTTGTACGTATAGTACTAGTTGTTGGGCAATATTTGTCTCTTTGTTTATAAGAGCACATATATGTAATGTATACCTAACGCCTGCAAAACATGTCATTTTGTAGTAATAATGGCAACTATCTCTGTAGCCATGCGCAAGCATGATACAGTCTCCTTTTATATAAACCAAATTTTCTTCAAAgtcttctctctttctttctttgtttctttCCAATTTATGTTCGATGCTCTTAACAACAATTATTTAATgcaatatgtacatatatattgcTACACGTCAACACCTCCTCACATAACAATTTTATGGATAGTAATTTAATTGTTTATGTATATTAAACTATAATATGTGGGGCTCAATTCTAAATTCATCCTTTCATAATAATATATCAACCCAAATGGTGATGTTTGACAACATATGGTAGCTAGCTAAATATTTCGGTAATTAATGCAACAAGACACCTTTAGATGCCTAATGTGACGTGCTGCCCATTTGGCACAACCACATGAGCCATTTTGTATATGAGTATTttttggtgcttgatcattaatTAAGTCTCGTATTAAGCAACTTTATGGGGAATAGTAACGGCAGTACTATAATTATGTATATGTCTcacagacaaaaatcatatatgttcgtGAGAATACATTTTTATCTTAGAATGGTCCTTAGGAGAGGTGATATGGTGACTTAgtgaagcaccatggccaccaataCATATGGACTCAAATTGTGTACTCTGTTGTCCTATCAATGTCttatattaataaaacgatgtttGTCCTTACTTGTCCGAGTATGTCTTCTTATTGTCTATATGTTACTTATTTGTTACCTTTGTTAGGTCATCGCATGCCACTTGCCTTTGTTGTATGCTTTTGTGTTGTATAGACGTATCCATAGGAtggcttgctttgtgcttgctcatacttcgttattgcatgttgcatgcacGAGACATGTTCGCGGCTAACCAATGAGTTTGTTAGCAAGTGTTGCACATTCCGTCTACTTGAAGAGCCCAAATAACTGGCACGAAAGGTAGCATTTATATGTGAGTATTGGCCGACACCATCAACCAAACATAAATGGTCATTTCACATTGTGTTCAGCACCTTAAGATGTCTTAGCAACATTCGTTCAGTAAATGTtttatatataggacaattcttatataggggcttcactttaagtcctaccagTGGGGCTCTTTAGtattctcgactcgtgaacagttttcagcatGATTTTTTtcatgaccgtgtatattgtagttgtttagagcatcctgcaaatttttagaaaattccgaatagtttacagtactgaaatcTAGggtcaaacatgttgctttccacgcgcataaaaaaaatagtcacgcgtgcaacaacatgtttaaacttagttttcggtactgtaaactatttggaattttctgaaaatttgtaggacgcactaaatagctacaatatacacagtcataaaaaaatcgtaCCGAAAACGattcacgggtcgagaatactgagaaccccaccggtagggcttaaagtgaagaccCTATAggagaattatcatatatatataaaagatgtAGTCCTAACTcgaattttaaatattaaatggTAATTTTGTAAGGGGTTTTAGCGACTAAAGTCTCTACTATTTATGTTTTGGTGCAGTCATTACTAATACATTatcatatctcttctatataaaaattgtgtagataatagaaattcttggttttaacggtttgttttatAAACTTTAACGGAATATGCTGAATATTAAAcgtaatatacatttaaaactaactaaaaatagatatttatttattatattaatataaattcaaatattataaattattattataataatatttaatacaagattagacatttaatatgtatattaatatatatttaaatattataatacataatcttaatttttattaaaaaaattatcatttacgTTTAAAAAgactatcatattatatatattttaaaaaattataaacaatgcttttgtttaatttttcatttaatatgttattATGTGTATGTCATTcttctatatataatattgtttatttatataaaatttatatgacaatgatacaaatttaataaaaataattgataaattctataaataaaactaagcaaatgtgcattgtgCGTTGCTTATATCTAGTATGATTGATAAGTGTGCATCtagtatatattatttattatatttccttGCATTTTGATATTTGTAAGTGTTTAAaagattatttttaattaaattttgtattttgtggAGTAGGTTGAATAAAATGatcaaaaagagaaaaaagattgGATTTTTAAGCAAGAAAATAGGAGTTGAAAAGCTTGAGCAAGTTAGAAGACGTTTTTGCAAAAAGCGTGGGCGTGCCTTGTTAAGTTGGAGCAGTCTGGTGCAGTTATGAATTTTTTATAGAGGAATGTGTTTTAAATGACAGCTGGACTTCTTTTGTTTCAATTTCATTATTTCTAAGAATTAGTCAACATGGTTAGACTTCCTACTATTGTGGGATATTGatgtggagagagagagagagagtattgcTTTTCACTCCAAGAAAATgaggtctttacctaccaattgtaagtgtaggtaaaactagcatAATGGtcggtaatatggtttacctaccaatattgaattggtagagactgataggtaaaggttagtggggaaaaagtctttacctacacttattaatactggtaggtaaaagaatcagtggactccactaagttataaatcaattgatgagtcatcagatgacgtgtttgatgacgTATCATCCTACGTGTCTGCTGACATGGTTTCCATAGTAGCATACACGTGGCATACGTCAATACCGCCACTTGGCATCTTGTGGTTAATCCACGTGTCAAACAAGAATTTGTCCATTTTTATCGATTATGTGGCACTAAATGATTGGTCCACGTGGCATGTTATGGTAGCCctatttttacctacacttatttattGGTAAGTAAAGATTTTTAGATAGGtagttttaattatatatttaaattaaattaatataaataataaatgaaagtaattaatttttaaaatatttaatattgtttctcaaataaattatttaacattaataataaaataaacaaacatatattataaaatattcattgcttaACGATGAGTCTTAAACTAATAACActtcataaaaaaatatcaacaaGTTTATTACAAGTCATTACAAACTCAATAATGTCATTTTATtgatattcttcttattcttcactTTTGGATTATTGCACAAGAGGCTCATTTTTCTCTAACTGAACTTGTGAATGTCGATGATGGCTTCGGGAGGTGGACAACGACGATGGCTTTTGAAACatacaactgtaatgccccaaatttcctaatagggttcagaaccttgattaggaggccgagagggccataattgatttattacgatattaaatgattatatgcatgtttatgttaattatattataatatgatgataaatgcatgcatatgggtttattttaattataaggacattttggtaatttggcccgttgagggcgtgattgtgtatttttgtgcatgtgggtgagttatgaatggtagcACAATATAtctggatttgttcgagcctttcggcatgagacgatcatgaaatgcaagtgtttggtttggtcataacgggattaagttcggggctcggggtgagtctcggggtgattttaatgattagagcattaccgggaattaaagagtaatgagatatgatttattggtatttgagaataacgggatttggagggcgttaattatgattaacgaaataggtgcgaaaggacgattgtgcctttggtggctgttaaggtttcttttagacttgagggcatttaggtcttttcgcCCTAAAGGATTTGTTTCAGCCATTTAagcttagaaagctgtagaaacctTCCCAAAAACAGAGCACCAAAATCACCTTCTCCCTTACATCATTTCTCccccatttctctttgaattttcaagctctttttgaggaatcaagccaaggaaccattCTGTGATaggctagggttatgctctaccattgaagagggtgttttatgagattgaggtgagtttttagc from the Humulus lupulus chromosome X, drHumLupu1.1, whole genome shotgun sequence genome contains:
- the LOC133803169 gene encoding sucrose transport protein SUC2-like, whose amino-acid sequence is MEVETSTSTTTTKPSSNPNPNSFRVSDQVTTAEPSPPEKAPFRKLIAVASIAAGVQFGWALQLSLLTPYVQLLGIPHTWAAFIWLCGPVSGMLVQPIVGYHSDRCTSRFGRRRPFIAAGAGLVAIAVFLIGFAADLGHAFGDDLDRKAKPRAIAVFVVGFWILDVANNMLQGPCRALLADLSGNSQKKMRAANSLFSFFMAVGNVLGFAAGSYTRLYRIIPFSKTPACDVYCANLKTCFFIAIALLLTLTVIALISVREQPGANSAVVADDGGEIASSETTPFFTNIVGAFRELKRPMWILLLVTSLNWIAWFPFLLFDTDWMGKEVYGGEVGKGKQYDLGVHAGALGLMLNSVVLGAMSLGVEPLARLLGGAKRLWGLVNFLLAVCLVMTVLITKLAEASRRGLPEPPLAPPPGVKAGALALFAILGIPQAVTYSIPFALASIFSSTSGAGQGLSLGVLNLAIVVPQMLVSVVSGPWDALFGGSNLPAFVVGGVAAAASGVLALTMLPSPAAQPDLPGAKNDRTALSTASFH